One Mycolicibacterium sarraceniae genomic window carries:
- a CDS encoding 5-formyltetrahydrofolate cyclo-ligase, whose protein sequence is MVDGVVAGSKAQHRQALLAARRAVPGATRTDEALALAGHLGEFVAPGDTVCAYLPVGTEPGSPHLVDRLRELSARVLLPVTRFGGDGEPLALMWGVYVPGALVAARFGLLEPAEPWLPSLVVAQADTVLVPALAVDRNGIRLGRGGGFYDRSLPLCRPGARLVAVVRDDEVVDELPSAAHDVRMTHALTPAQGLFALAHTL, encoded by the coding sequence ATGGTGGACGGCGTGGTCGCCGGTAGCAAAGCCCAACACAGGCAAGCCCTCTTGGCGGCGCGACGCGCGGTTCCCGGTGCGACCCGGACGGACGAGGCGCTGGCATTGGCCGGTCACCTCGGCGAGTTCGTGGCTCCCGGCGACACCGTGTGCGCCTACCTGCCCGTCGGCACTGAGCCCGGTTCGCCGCACCTGGTGGACCGGCTTCGTGAGCTGAGCGCCCGAGTGCTGTTGCCGGTGACTCGCTTCGGCGGCGACGGTGAGCCATTGGCTCTGATGTGGGGTGTCTACGTCCCCGGCGCGCTGGTCGCCGCCCGGTTCGGCCTGCTCGAGCCCGCCGAGCCCTGGTTGCCCAGCTTGGTGGTGGCGCAGGCCGACACGGTGCTGGTCCCAGCACTGGCGGTGGACCGCAATGGAATTCGGCTGGGGCGTGGCGGTGGGTTCTACGACCGGTCGCTGCCCCTGTGCCGACCCGGCGCCAGGCTCGTCGCGGTGGTCCGCGACGACGAGGTTGTCGACGAACTGCCTAGTGCGGCGCACGACGTTCGGATGACCCATGCCCTCACCCCCGCACAAGGACTGTTCGCGCTGGCCCACACGTTGTGA
- a CDS encoding FmdB family zinc ribbon protein — translation MPTYSYACTECDNRFDAVQAFTEDALTSCPQCSGRLRKLFNSVGVVFKGSGFYRTDSRDSSPKSSKSESSSSSSSSSSSEKPSSSSDSSSSSSSSTNSVSPTPAAAASS, via the coding sequence GTGCCAACCTACAGCTACGCGTGCACCGAGTGCGACAACCGTTTTGACGCGGTGCAGGCATTCACTGAAGATGCTCTGACCAGCTGCCCGCAGTGCTCGGGGCGGCTGCGCAAGCTGTTCAACTCGGTTGGCGTCGTGTTCAAGGGCAGCGGTTTCTACCGCACCGACAGCCGGGATTCGTCGCCCAAGAGCTCCAAGTCGGAGTCATCGTCATCGTCATCGTCATCGTCGAGCTCCGAGAAGCCGTCGAGTTCGAGCGACTCGTCATCCAGCTCATCAAGTTCAACGAACTCGGTCAGCCCGACGCCGGCCGCTGCAGCCTCGAGCTGA
- a CDS encoding SAF domain-containing protein has translation MGESLNPTLPSRIRRFLRPDFTRTMLARRIAAGGLVILAGIAALRPNPDDQRSDVVVAAHDLSPGLALTAADIKLEKRSVTMIPDGAQLAIDDLIGSTLAGPARRGEVLTDARVLGSRLTGLAAGPDARIVPLHLADVAVLDLIRPGDVVDVMGAADAGSEAKPALAASDAVVVLVSPKQKAAGAGDDRVVLVALPAAAAHALAAATLVQTVTLTIR, from the coding sequence ATGGGTGAGTCGCTCAATCCGACGCTACCGAGCCGAATCCGGCGTTTCCTGCGTCCCGACTTCACCCGCACAATGCTGGCGCGACGAATAGCGGCCGGCGGCTTGGTGATTCTCGCCGGCATCGCCGCGCTCCGGCCTAATCCCGACGACCAGCGCTCCGATGTCGTCGTGGCCGCCCACGACCTCAGCCCTGGGCTGGCCTTGACAGCCGCCGATATCAAGCTCGAAAAACGTTCTGTCACAATGATTCCCGACGGCGCGCAGCTGGCGATCGACGACCTCATCGGTAGCACCCTGGCGGGTCCAGCCCGCCGCGGTGAAGTGCTCACCGACGCCAGAGTGCTGGGCTCACGCCTGACCGGCCTCGCCGCCGGTCCGGACGCACGGATCGTGCCCCTGCATCTGGCCGACGTGGCGGTGCTCGATTTGATCAGGCCCGGGGACGTCGTCGACGTCATGGGCGCGGCCGACGCGGGGAGCGAGGCCAAACCTGCCCTGGCCGCCTCCGACGCCGTCGTCGTGCTCGTTTCGCCGAAGCAGAAGGCTGCGGGGGCAGGTGATGACCGGGTGGTTCTGGTGGCCCTACCGGCAGCAGCCGCACACGCGTTGGCCGCAGCCACGCTGGTGCAGACCGTCACGCTCACGATCCGCTGA
- the mscL gene encoding large-conductance mechanosensitive channel protein MscL has translation MLKGFKEFLSRGNIVDLSVAVVIGTAFTALVTKFTDSIITPLIDRIGAGKNAEYGILRIGIGGGQVIDLNILLSAAINFVLVAAVVYFLVVAPYNRLRKKGEVEQAGDTELSLLTEIRDLLADASETPKKVTGPGTGPSPDTAATTSADRD, from the coding sequence ATGTTGAAAGGGTTCAAGGAGTTTCTCTCCCGCGGAAACATCGTCGACCTGTCGGTCGCGGTGGTGATCGGTACCGCCTTCACCGCGCTGGTCACCAAATTCACCGACAGCATCATCACGCCGTTGATCGATCGCATCGGTGCGGGCAAAAACGCCGAATACGGCATCCTGCGGATCGGCATCGGTGGTGGGCAGGTCATCGACTTGAACATCCTGCTGTCGGCGGCGATCAACTTCGTCCTCGTCGCGGCTGTGGTGTATTTCCTCGTCGTCGCGCCGTACAACCGGCTTCGCAAGAAGGGTGAGGTCGAACAGGCCGGCGATACCGAGCTGAGCCTGCTGACCGAGATCCGCGATCTTCTGGCCGATGCGAGCGAAACGCCGAAGAAGGTCACCGGCCCGGGCACCGGCCCGAGCCCCGATACCGCAGCGACCACGAGCGCTGACCGGGACTGA
- a CDS encoding MspA family porin — MKVIGRVLVAMIAAVAALFVGTGTSHAGLDNELSLVDGGGRTMTIQQWDTFLNGVFPLDRNRLTREWFHSGKAVYSVVGPGADEFAGTLELGYQVGFPWSLGVGINFSYTTPNILLDDANLSPAGFNPLGSAITPNLFPGVSISADLGNGPGIQEVATFSVDVSGPNGSVAVSNAHGTVTGAAGGVLLRPFARLISKAGDSVTTYGEPWNMN; from the coding sequence ATGAAGGTAATAGGTCGGGTACTGGTGGCGATGATCGCTGCCGTCGCGGCGTTGTTCGTCGGGACAGGTACCTCGCACGCAGGTTTGGACAATGAACTGAGTTTGGTCGACGGCGGTGGCCGCACGATGACGATTCAGCAGTGGGACACCTTCCTCAACGGTGTGTTCCCCCTGGACCGCAACCGGCTGACTCGTGAGTGGTTCCACTCCGGCAAGGCTGTTTACAGCGTGGTCGGCCCCGGTGCCGATGAGTTCGCGGGCACCTTGGAGCTGGGCTACCAGGTCGGCTTCCCCTGGTCGCTGGGTGTGGGCATCAACTTCAGCTACACCACCCCGAACATCCTGCTCGACGACGCGAATCTCTCCCCGGCGGGCTTCAACCCGCTGGGCTCGGCGATCACCCCGAACCTGTTCCCGGGTGTCTCGATCAGCGCTGACCTGGGCAACGGCCCCGGTATCCAGGAAGTCGCCACCTTCTCGGTGGACGTCTCCGGCCCCAACGGCTCGGTCGCGGTGTCTAACGCCCACGGCACCGTCACCGGCGCCGCCGGCGGTGTGTTGCTGCGCCCCTTCGCCCGACTCATCTCCAAGGCCGGTGACAGCGTCACCACCTACGGCGAACCCTGGAACATGAACTAA
- a CDS encoding MogA/MoaB family molybdenum cofactor biosynthesis protein, with product MTLTSTTARMSSGGYTVTSMEHPGELVGRALVVVVDDRTAHGDEEDHSGPLVTELLAEAGFVVDGVVVVSADEIEIRNALNTAVIGGVDLVVSVGGTGVTPRDVTPEATKTILDRELLGIAEALRASGLSAGITDAGLSRGLAGISGSTLVVNIAGSRYAVRDGMATLNPLATHVIGQLSSLEI from the coding sequence ATGACGTTGACCAGCACGACTGCCAGGATGTCGTCGGGCGGATATACGGTGACATCCATGGAACATCCAGGGGAGCTGGTGGGTCGTGCACTCGTCGTCGTCGTCGATGACCGCACTGCCCACGGCGATGAGGAGGACCATAGCGGCCCGTTGGTCACCGAGCTGCTCGCGGAGGCGGGCTTCGTGGTGGACGGTGTCGTGGTGGTGTCTGCCGACGAGATCGAGATTCGCAACGCGCTGAACACTGCGGTGATCGGTGGCGTCGACCTTGTGGTGTCGGTCGGCGGTACGGGTGTGACTCCGCGCGATGTGACGCCGGAAGCCACCAAGACCATCCTTGATCGGGAGCTGCTCGGCATCGCGGAGGCACTGCGTGCTTCCGGTCTGTCGGCGGGCATCACTGACGCCGGCCTATCGCGTGGTCTGGCCGGGATTTCCGGTAGCACGTTGGTCGTCAATATCGCGGGCTCGCGCTACGCGGTTCGCGACGGCATGGCAACGCTGAACCCGCTGGCGACGCATGTCATCGGCCAGTTGTCCAGCCTGGAGATCTAA